A genome region from Ottowia testudinis includes the following:
- a CDS encoding TonB C-terminal domain-containing protein — translation MVRPLADRGAGKNQGHAAGGAAGVSAAAAGAAAPRGAAVNARSSACRTFRACHWALAASLVAGCASPQPALVHGGEWVRPAPFRDLERPYVERVQRTFTANMVGPSNEVVAPESYAVVEVVVSEDGVVQSHELLEAKGSPAWAAAAVRAVLKTGRVPLQADGTVPSRIFIVTFRP, via the coding sequence ATGGTTCGACCGCTTGCCGATCGAGGTGCAGGAAAAAATCAAGGCCATGCCGCCGGAGGAGCGGCGGGCGTATCTGCGGCAGCTGCGGGAGCAGCGGCGCCAAGGGGAGCGGCCGTGAACGCGCGCAGCTCGGCGTGCAGGACTTTTAGGGCGTGTCATTGGGCGCTCGCCGCGTCGCTGGTGGCTGGATGCGCGTCGCCTCAGCCCGCGCTAGTGCACGGTGGAGAGTGGGTACGCCCTGCCCCGTTTCGCGATCTCGAGAGACCGTATGTGGAGCGTGTCCAGCGGACATTCACGGCCAATATGGTGGGGCCCTCCAATGAGGTTGTGGCCCCTGAGTCATACGCGGTGGTGGAGGTGGTGGTGTCGGAGGACGGCGTTGTGCAGTCTCACGAACTGCTGGAGGCCAAGGGCTCGCCCGCCTGGGCCGCTGCGGCGGTCAGGGCCGTGCTGAAGACCGGCCGGGTGCCTCTGCAAGCCGATGGCACCGTGCCTTCCCGCATTTTTATTGTGACGTTTCGCCCGTGA